One Hevea brasiliensis isolate MT/VB/25A 57/8 chromosome 5, ASM3005281v1, whole genome shotgun sequence genomic region harbors:
- the LOC131180050 gene encoding B3 domain-containing protein At2g31420-like: MGRVLDANDDGGCFDKMVAAIKLVEESILIAFVQQVRAEAMSKHDDRLAASVPKKSRGHGQCQDKKPLSHSSLFLHEKSSRSMNEIKRRVCGKRCSESGNNTEDEQKKRKLLKRPNRTCFANIGSETPPDMPDESWDKIQTKGGTDVKLVIMKQMFATDLNPHHDRFSIPFKQIRDSNFLTEDEKSKLKEQKENIPVTLMEPCGDESKMLLRQWNLKSSSTYVLTTNWKKVLERNHQGSSGKFKQNDIVQLWSFRRNGELWLALFKVGDASTTPSGSGSKGENGDGASTSHRTMLDLELHL, encoded by the coding sequence ATGGGCAGAGTTCTTGATGCCAATGATGATGGTGGGTGTTTCGACAAAATGGTGGCTGCAATCAAGTTAGTGGAAGAAAGTATTCTTATTGCTTTTGTGCAACAAGTAAGAGCTGAAGCCATGAGCAAGCATGATGACCGACTTGCTGCATCTGTGCCCAAGAAAAGCAGGGGCCATGGACAATGCCAAGACAAGAAACCTCTTTCTCATTCGTCTTTATTTCTTCATGAGAAGTCCTCTAGAAGCATGAATGAAATCAAGAGAAGGGTCTGTGGCAAAAGATGCTCTGAAAGTGGTAACAATACTGAAGATGAACAGAAGAAAAGGAAATTGCTGAAGAGACCAAACAGGACCTGTTTTGCAAATATTGGTTCCGAGACGCCACCTGACATGCCTGATGAGTCGTGGGATAAAATTCAAACAAAAGGAGGCACAGATGTGAAGTTGGTGATAATGAAACAGATGTTTGCTACTGATTTAAATCCTCACCATGATCGTTTCTCAATCCCTTTTAAGCAGATAAGAGATTCCAATTTTCTTACAGAGGATGAGAAGAGCAAGTTAAAGGAGCAGAAGGAGAACATACCTGTAACACTCATGGAACCTTGTGGTGATGAGTCTAAGATGTTGCTAAGGCAGTGGAATTTGAAAAGTAGCAGTACCTATGTGTTGACAACGAATTGGAAGAAAGTCTTGGAAAGGAATCATCAGGGATCATCAGGGAAATTCAAACAGAATGACATAGTGCAGCTTTGGTCTTTCAGGCGCAATGGAGAACTCTGGTTGGCACTGTTTAAGGTTGGGGATGCAAGTACCACTCCTAGCGGCAGTGGCAGTAAAGGGGAGAACGGGGATGGTGCAAGTACAAGTCATCGTACAATGTTggacctagaactacatttataa